In one Leptospiraceae bacterium genomic region, the following are encoded:
- a CDS encoding response regulator, producing the protein MLSFSIKRKIALSISFFIILIFGISIYFHIYSLQHNFLNSVSEKAASFSKAIEFDMQNLRENSENIKWIQKVQSIKCIELYEIGKSMDILYVSLIDESGTIVAHNNIEYFNKPIKDKDLLLELKDRIRKTVFIKPIYHALIPVYDKSKNYMGTIDIGVDSKEISKQISTSFLQASILTLILIIIGISGTYFLLENILIAPISKLQKSALSITAGNLNSQIEMNSKDEIGNLAKSIAEMRDSIKTQLLELNDYSKDLEKKVDERTKELKQETEKAEKANRAKSTFLAHMSHELRTPLNAIIGFSDILKKDDLSPEQKQKLTIILQSSEHLLSMINDILDMSKIDAGKIELNIEVLNLIDLINEIKDMIEFRARTKNLHFSFEYEEDKNLYIYSDPKKLSQIFLNLLSNAVKFTDEGGISLRINSEMLNDSEVRVRFEVEDSGRGISEEELPLLFQPFQQAKSSEGIAEGTGLGLSITKKFAELLKGNLEVESKLGVGSRFIFEFSAPIANEDKLPHKQENREIIGLKDKTVNYKILIVDDKYENRILLNSLLISIGLSTEMAVNGKEAVDKFKEFKPDLIFMDIRMPVMDGIEATKIIKSLPVKSIIIALTASAFESDREEIIQHGCDDFLKKPYRNSDIYRLLQTYLGVEYIYKDNIEEDNKKNYKLTLLSDSYKSDLIRACQSGKITEIKKLLEAIQKSHSEVYKQLHTFLSNFEYEKMISFLQHGVVKI; encoded by the coding sequence ATGCTTTCATTCTCAATAAAACGTAAAATCGCTTTATCCATTAGTTTTTTTATAATATTGATTTTCGGAATCAGCATATACTTTCATATCTATAGTTTACAACATAATTTTTTAAATTCTGTTTCTGAAAAAGCAGCCTCTTTTTCTAAAGCAATAGAATTTGATATGCAAAATTTAAGAGAAAACAGTGAGAATATTAAATGGATTCAAAAAGTTCAATCGATTAAGTGCATAGAACTCTACGAAATTGGAAAGTCTATGGACATTCTGTATGTATCCCTGATTGACGAAAGTGGAACTATTGTAGCTCATAATAATATAGAATATTTTAATAAGCCAATAAAAGATAAAGACTTACTTCTTGAATTAAAAGATAGAATACGAAAAACAGTTTTTATAAAACCAATTTATCACGCTTTAATACCTGTTTATGATAAATCCAAAAACTATATGGGTACTATAGACATAGGTGTTGACAGTAAAGAGATTTCCAAACAGATCAGTACAAGTTTCCTACAAGCATCCATCTTAACTCTTATTCTTATTATTATTGGTATCTCCGGAACTTACTTTTTGTTAGAAAATATTCTAATCGCTCCCATTTCCAAATTACAAAAATCTGCCCTTTCCATTACAGCCGGAAATCTAAATTCACAAATAGAGATGAATAGCAAAGATGAAATCGGAAACCTGGCAAAAAGCATAGCCGAAATGCGCGATTCCATTAAAACCCAGTTACTAGAACTAAACGACTATAGTAAAGACCTGGAAAAAAAAGTTGATGAACGAACGAAAGAACTCAAGCAGGAAACCGAAAAAGCAGAGAAAGCCAATAGAGCCAAAAGTACATTTTTAGCCCACATGTCCCATGAACTCAGAACCCCTTTAAATGCGATTATAGGTTTCTCGGATATTTTAAAAAAGGACGATTTGAGTCCGGAACAAAAGCAAAAATTAACCATCATACTTCAAAGTTCGGAACATCTGTTATCTATGATTAATGATATATTAGATATGTCAAAGATAGATGCCGGAAAAATAGAACTCAATATCGAAGTATTAAATCTTATAGATCTTATAAATGAAATAAAAGACATGATAGAATTCCGAGCCAGGACAAAGAATCTACATTTCTCCTTTGAATATGAAGAGGATAAAAACCTATACATCTATTCCGATCCCAAAAAACTAAGCCAGATTTTCTTGAACCTCCTAAGTAATGCAGTTAAATTTACTGATGAAGGCGGAATTTCTCTTCGAATAAATTCAGAAATGCTAAATGATTCAGAAGTAAGAGTTCGCTTCGAAGTAGAAGACAGCGGAAGAGGCATATCAGAAGAAGAACTTCCCTTACTATTCCAACCCTTTCAGCAGGCTAAAAGTAGTGAAGGCATAGCTGAAGGCACCGGTCTCGGACTAAGTATAACCAAAAAATTTGCAGAACTTTTAAAGGGAAATTTAGAAGTAGAAAGTAAACTTGGAGTAGGCAGTCGTTTTATTTTTGAATTTTCCGCCCCGATAGCCAACGAAGATAAACTTCCGCATAAACAGGAAAATAGAGAAATTATAGGACTGAAAGATAAAACAGTAAATTATAAAATTCTAATTGTAGATGATAAATACGAAAATCGAATTCTTTTAAATAGTTTGCTTATTTCAATAGGACTATCTACAGAAATGGCTGTAAATGGAAAAGAAGCAGTTGACAAATTTAAAGAATTTAAACCGGACTTAATCTTTATGGATATCCGTATGCCGGTAATGGATGGGATTGAAGCCACAAAAATTATTAAGTCCTTACCTGTGAAAAGTATTATTATTGCCCTTACGGCCAGTGCTTTTGAAAGCGATAGGGAGGAAATTATTCAACACGGATGCGATGATTTTCTAAAAAAACCCTATCGAAATTCAGATATATACCGGCTATTACAGACTTATTTGGGGGTAGAATATATTTATAAAGATAATATAGAAGAAGATAATAAAAAAAACTATAAACTTACTCTTCTTTCAGATTCCTATAAATCAGATTTAATTCGGGCCTGTCAGAGTGGAAAAATTACAGAGATAAAAAAGTTATTGGAGGCGATCCAAAAAAGTCACTCCGAAGTATATAAACAATTACATACCTTCCTTTCTAACTTTGAATATGAAAAAATGATATCCTTCTTGCAACATGGAGTAGTCAAGATATGA
- a CDS encoding extracellular solute-binding protein gives MLRFFIVLSLFFLSCKKETDRTISIPKNSKSILKKISSHDLSPWQKSKINWKQFQGTTLSILADAQPAFTALKPILPIFEELTGMQIGYQNMEQMRMRKVIRIDLTARAGIYDILPVGVIFLGEAEQHGWLEDLYPYIHNPELTDFDWYDFKDISKQSLVLCKKNSKLLSIPFDFSAPIFFYRKDLFKKYNISIPNTYEDVILMKKKLQAAMEKDGIKDVYAFATRARPGLGDNTWTIIPTIRAYGGDILNKEYLPIFNSKEANQALKVYKEMVTGYGNPPDARTLHFYEIRELFKIGKLASTILASHFFSEIDSPEKSPIWDKWDAHITPGGPVSRETNPWAWSFAINSSSKNKGATWLFIQWATSKETAKLLKSGGAPARMSIWESNAYQHLNAPGLIRSVRWILKKGTISSVEQGIPEFSQVGEITSRAFSEIFYGADIQTTLNTANKKVYKIMINGSSYKNRNK, from the coding sequence ATGCTTCGCTTTTTTATCGTACTTTCCCTTTTTTTTCTTTCTTGTAAAAAAGAAACGGACAGGACTATATCCATCCCGAAAAACTCCAAATCTATTTTAAAAAAAATAAGTTCTCACGATCTCAGTCCCTGGCAAAAATCAAAAATTAACTGGAAACAGTTTCAGGGAACAACTCTTTCCATTCTTGCCGATGCCCAGCCGGCCTTTACCGCACTCAAACCTATATTACCCATTTTTGAAGAGTTAACTGGAATGCAAATTGGCTATCAAAATATGGAACAAATGCGAATGCGAAAAGTAATCCGTATAGATTTAACCGCCAGAGCGGGTATCTATGACATCCTTCCTGTAGGTGTTATTTTCTTAGGTGAAGCCGAACAACATGGATGGTTAGAAGATTTATATCCGTACATTCATAATCCTGAACTCACAGATTTCGATTGGTATGATTTTAAAGACATCAGCAAGCAAAGTTTAGTGCTATGTAAAAAAAACTCAAAACTACTCTCCATACCCTTTGACTTTTCGGCTCCTATCTTCTTTTATCGTAAAGATTTATTCAAGAAATATAATATATCCATTCCCAATACCTATGAAGATGTGATTTTGATGAAAAAGAAATTACAGGCTGCAATGGAAAAAGATGGAATCAAAGATGTATACGCTTTCGCAACCAGAGCAAGACCCGGACTCGGTGATAACACCTGGACCATCATTCCCACTATCAGGGCTTACGGAGGAGATATACTCAACAAAGAGTATTTGCCGATCTTTAACTCTAAGGAAGCTAATCAAGCATTAAAAGTTTATAAGGAAATGGTAACGGGCTATGGAAATCCACCCGATGCACGAACATTACATTTTTATGAAATTCGAGAACTATTCAAAATAGGTAAATTAGCTTCTACTATTTTAGCATCTCACTTTTTTTCAGAAATTGATAGCCCGGAGAAATCACCCATCTGGGATAAGTGGGATGCCCATATTACTCCCGGAGGCCCGGTATCGAGAGAAACAAACCCCTGGGCCTGGTCATTTGCAATCAATAGTTCTTCAAAAAATAAAGGAGCCACCTGGCTTTTTATACAATGGGCTACTTCTAAAGAAACAGCAAAGCTCTTAAAATCAGGAGGAGCACCGGCAAGAATGTCTATCTGGGAATCCAATGCCTATCAGCATTTAAACGCACCGGGATTAATTCGCTCCGTTCGCTGGATACTAAAAAAAGGTACTATTTCTTCGGTCGAACAGGGTATACCGGAGTTCAGTCAGGTGGGAGAAATTACTTCCAGGGCCTTTAGTGAAATTTTTTATGGTGCGGATATACAAACAACTCTTAATACAGCCAACAAGAAAGTTTATAAGATTATGATAAACGGTTCAAGTTACAAAAATAGGAATAAATAA